The following proteins are co-located in the Pseudomonas cavernae genome:
- the secB gene encoding protein-export chaperone SecB, giving the protein MTDQVTSGAAPDEQNPQFSLQRIYVRDLSFEAPKSPEIFRQEWNPSVALDLNTRQKALEGDFHEVVLTLSVTVKTGEEVAFIAEVQQAGIFLIKGLDPASMSHTLGAFCPNILFPYARETLDSLVVRGSFPALMLSPVNFDALYAQELARMQAAGTAPAQA; this is encoded by the coding sequence ATGACCGATCAAGTAACCAGTGGCGCTGCTCCGGACGAGCAGAACCCGCAGTTCTCCCTGCAGCGCATCTATGTCCGCGACCTGTCCTTCGAGGCGCCGAAGAGCCCGGAAATCTTCCGCCAGGAGTGGAACCCGAGCGTCGCGCTGGATCTGAACACTCGCCAGAAGGCCCTGGAAGGCGACTTCCATGAAGTGGTGCTGACCCTCTCGGTAACGGTCAAGACCGGTGAAGAAGTCGCCTTCATCGCCGAAGTGCAGCAGGCCGGCATCTTCCTGATCAAGGGCCTGGACCCGGCGTCCATGAGCCACACCCTCGGCGCGTTCTGCCCGAACATCCTCTTCCCCTACGCGCGCGAAACCCTGGACAGCCTGGTGGTGCGCGGCTCGTTCCCGGCGCTGATGCTGTCGCCGGTGAACTTCGATGCCCTGTATGCCCAGGAACTGGCGCGCATGCAGGCCGCCGGCACGGCGCCGGCCCAGGCCTAA
- the grxC gene encoding glutaredoxin 3 produces the protein MPSVVVYSSDWCPYCMRAKQLLASKGVAFEEIKVDGQPQLRAEMSHKAGRTSVPQIWIGSTHVGGCDDLYALERAGKLDALLEA, from the coding sequence ATGCCCAGCGTCGTCGTCTATTCCAGCGACTGGTGCCCCTACTGCATGCGCGCCAAGCAACTGCTGGCGAGCAAGGGCGTGGCCTTCGAGGAAATCAAAGTCGATGGCCAGCCGCAGCTGCGCGCCGAGATGAGCCACAAGGCCGGGCGCACTTCGGTGCCGCAAATCTGGATCGGCAGCACCCATGTCGGTGGCTGCGATGACCTCTACGCCCTGGAGCGCGCCGGCAAGCTGGACGCGCTGCTCGAGGCCTGA
- a CDS encoding rhodanese-like domain-containing protein: MLAHLIEFVSNHYVLSGLFAVLLALLIVTELNKGGKSLSSRELTALVNSDGGLVVDVRSSKDFASGHIVDALSIPYDKLVARMSELDKHKAKTLIVVDAMGQHAGTACRELKKAGFNAAKLGGGIGSWRADNLPLVK; the protein is encoded by the coding sequence ATGCTTGCCCACCTGATTGAATTTGTCTCTAACCACTATGTACTGAGCGGATTGTTCGCCGTGCTGCTGGCGCTGTTGATCGTCACCGAACTGAACAAGGGCGGCAAAAGCCTGAGCAGCCGCGAGCTCACCGCGCTGGTCAACAGCGACGGCGGCCTGGTGGTCGACGTGCGCAGCAGCAAGGACTTCGCCAGCGGGCACATCGTCGATGCGCTGAGCATCCCCTACGACAAGCTCGTCGCGCGCATGAGCGAGCTGGACAAGCACAAGGCCAAGACCCTGATCGTGGTCGATGCCATGGGCCAGCATGCCGGCACCGCTTGCCGCGAGCTGAAGAAGGCCGGCTTCAACGCCGCCAAGCTGGGCGGCGGGATAGGCAGCTGGCGCGCCGACAATCTGCCGCTGGTGAAGTGA
- the gpmI gene encoding 2,3-bisphosphoglycerate-independent phosphoglycerate mutase produces MTATPKPLVLIILDGFGHSDSPEYNAIHAARTPVYDRLWATQPHSLISGSGMDVGLPDGQMGNSEVGHMNLGAGRVVYQDFTRVTKAIRDGEFFQNAVINGAVDQAVATGKAVHILGLLSDGGVHSHQDHLVAMAELAAQRGAEKIYLHAFLDGRDTPPKSAQPSLELLDATFARLGKGRTASLIGRYFAMDRDNRWDRVAQAYNLIVDSQAEFSAASAVEGLEAAYARGESDEFVKATRIGAPAPVADGDAVVFMNFRADRARELTRAFVEPDFQEFARARQPQLAGYIMLTQYAASIQAPSAFAPASLDNVLGEYLAKHGKTQLRIAETEKYAHVTFFFSGGREEPFEGEERILIPSPNVATYDLKPEMSALEVTDRIVEAIEQQRHDVIIVNYANGDMVGHTGVFAAAVAAVECLDGCVGRIVAALDKVGGEALITADHGNVEQMEDECTGQVHTAHTCEPVPFIYVGKRPLSLREGGVLADVAPTMLKLMGLAQPAEMTGTSIIELQ; encoded by the coding sequence ATGACTGCTACGCCAAAACCGCTGGTTCTGATCATCCTCGACGGCTTCGGTCACAGCGACAGCCCCGAATACAACGCCATCCATGCCGCCCGCACGCCGGTCTACGACCGCCTGTGGGCGACTCAGCCGCACAGCCTGATTTCCGGCAGCGGCATGGATGTTGGCCTGCCGGACGGGCAGATGGGTAACTCCGAGGTCGGCCACATGAACCTCGGCGCCGGCCGCGTGGTGTACCAGGACTTCACCCGGGTGACCAAGGCGATCCGTGACGGCGAGTTCTTCCAGAACGCCGTGATCAACGGCGCGGTCGACCAGGCCGTGGCCACCGGCAAGGCCGTGCACATCCTCGGTCTGCTCTCCGATGGCGGCGTGCACAGCCACCAGGACCATCTGGTGGCCATGGCCGAACTGGCCGCCCAGCGCGGCGCCGAGAAGATCTACCTGCACGCCTTCCTCGACGGGCGCGACACTCCGCCGAAGAGCGCCCAGCCGTCGCTGGAACTGCTCGACGCCACCTTCGCCCGCCTCGGCAAGGGCCGCACCGCCAGCCTCATCGGCCGCTACTTCGCCATGGACCGCGACAACCGCTGGGACCGCGTCGCCCAGGCCTACAACCTGATCGTCGACAGCCAGGCCGAGTTCAGCGCCGCCAGCGCCGTCGAGGGCCTGGAGGCCGCCTATGCGCGCGGCGAGAGCGACGAGTTCGTCAAGGCCACCCGCATCGGCGCGCCGGCGCCGGTGGCAGACGGCGACGCCGTGGTGTTCATGAACTTCCGCGCCGACCGCGCGCGCGAGCTGACCCGCGCCTTCGTCGAGCCGGACTTCCAGGAATTCGCCCGCGCCCGCCAGCCGCAGCTGGCCGGCTACATCATGCTCACCCAGTACGCCGCCAGCATCCAGGCGCCCAGCGCCTTCGCCCCGGCCAGCCTGGACAACGTGCTCGGCGAATACCTGGCGAAGCATGGCAAGACCCAGCTGCGCATCGCCGAGACCGAAAAATACGCCCACGTCACCTTCTTCTTCTCCGGCGGCCGCGAAGAGCCGTTCGAAGGCGAAGAGCGCATCCTCATTCCGTCGCCGAACGTCGCCACCTACGACCTCAAGCCGGAGATGAGCGCCCTGGAAGTCACCGACCGCATCGTCGAGGCCATCGAGCAGCAGCGTCACGACGTGATCATCGTCAACTACGCCAACGGCGACATGGTCGGCCACACCGGCGTGTTCGCCGCCGCGGTGGCCGCGGTGGAATGCCTGGACGGCTGCGTCGGCCGCATCGTCGCCGCGCTGGACAAGGTCGGCGGCGAGGCACTGATCACCGCCGACCACGGCAACGTCGAACAGATGGAAGACGAGTGCACCGGTCAGGTGCACACCGCCCATACCTGCGAACCGGTCCCCTTCATCTATGTCGGCAAACGCCCGCTTAGTCTGCGCGAAGGCGGCGTGCTGGCCGACGTAGCGCCGACCATGCTCAAGCTGATGGGCCTGGCGCAGCCGGCGGAAATGACCGGCACCAGCATCATCGAGCTGCAATAA
- a CDS encoding murein hydrolase activator EnvC family protein has protein sequence MPRALLALLCLCLLSPAMADQRAETQQQLEAARKDINELKKLLNQVEQEKSGVQKQLRHTETEMGDLEKQVKSLQDELKDSETELQRLDDEKKKLDSARHEQQRLIGIQARAAYQAGNQEPLRLLLNQQQPAQFSRTLTYYEYLGQARVDQLNTFNETLRQLANVEQDIATQQSRLNEQKSALDGRREQLAQVRKERQLALAQLNQQSSERSRKLKAREQNQAELGRVLKTIEETLARQEREAKAAAEAARQRALAEQRLAASQPPSKAKPAAAGPLVSSSGANYGGPFGQARGKLPWPVSGRLVARYGAPRGGDARSTWDGVLIGASAGSQVRAVHGGRVVFADWLRGAGLLVILDHGNGYLSLYGHNQSLLKDAGDIVKAGEPIATVGTSGGQDAPALYFAIRQQGRPSDPAQWCRAQG, from the coding sequence ATGCCTCGTGCCCTGCTTGCCCTTCTTTGCCTCTGCTTGCTCAGCCCGGCCATGGCCGATCAGCGCGCGGAAACCCAGCAGCAGCTGGAAGCGGCGCGCAAAGACATCAACGAGCTGAAAAAACTGCTCAACCAGGTCGAGCAGGAAAAATCCGGCGTGCAGAAACAGCTGCGCCACACCGAAACCGAGATGGGCGACCTGGAAAAGCAGGTCAAGTCCCTGCAGGACGAGCTGAAGGACAGCGAGACCGAGCTGCAGCGCCTGGATGACGAGAAAAAAAAACTCGACAGCGCGCGCCATGAACAGCAGCGCCTGATCGGCATCCAGGCCCGCGCCGCCTATCAGGCCGGCAATCAGGAGCCCCTGCGTCTGCTGCTCAACCAGCAGCAGCCGGCGCAGTTCTCGCGCACCCTCACCTACTACGAATACCTCGGCCAGGCGCGGGTCGACCAGCTCAACACCTTCAATGAAACGCTGCGCCAGCTGGCCAATGTCGAGCAGGACATCGCCACCCAGCAAAGCCGCCTGAACGAACAGAAAAGCGCCCTCGACGGCCGCCGTGAGCAGCTGGCGCAGGTGCGCAAGGAGCGCCAGCTGGCCCTGGCGCAACTGAACCAGCAGTCCAGCGAACGCAGCCGCAAGCTCAAGGCCCGCGAGCAGAACCAGGCCGAGCTCGGCCGCGTGCTGAAAACCATCGAGGAAACCCTGGCCCGCCAGGAGCGCGAAGCCAAGGCCGCCGCCGAAGCCGCCCGTCAGCGCGCGCTGGCCGAGCAGCGTCTGGCCGCCAGCCAGCCGCCAAGCAAGGCCAAGCCGGCCGCTGCCGGGCCGCTGGTGTCCAGCAGCGGCGCCAATTACGGCGGGCCGTTCGGCCAGGCGCGCGGCAAGCTGCCGTGGCCGGTCAGCGGCCGTCTGGTGGCCCGCTACGGTGCCCCGCGCGGCGGCGACGCGCGCAGCACCTGGGACGGCGTGCTGATCGGCGCCAGCGCCGGCAGCCAAGTGCGCGCCGTGCACGGCGGCCGGGTGGTGTTCGCCGACTGGTTGCGCGGCGCCGGGCTTCTGGTCATTCTGGATCATGGCAACGGCTACCTGAGCCTCTACGGCCATAATCAGAGTCTGTTGAAAGATGCCGGCGATATCGTCAAGGCCGGCGAGCCGATCGCCACCGTTGGCACCAGTGGCGGGCAAGACGCCCCGGCCCTGTATTTTGCGATTCGTCAGCAGGGCCGCCCCAGCGACCCCGCTCAGTGGTGCCGCGCGCAGGGCTAG
- a CDS encoding S41 family peptidase has protein sequence MPHLPRLTSLAAALALLLGAPLLPAAESSPPAVDAAAKDKAPLPLDELRTFAEVLDRVKAAYVEPVDDKTLLENAIKGMLSNLDPHSAYLGPEDFQELQESTSGEFGGLGIEVGIEDGFVKVVSPIDDTPASKAGIQPGDLIIKIDGQPTKGLSMMEAVDKMRGKPGQKIQLTLVREGGQPFDLELTRAVIKVKSVKSQLLEANYGYLRITQFQVNTGEEIGKALAKLRKDNDGKKLRGLVLDLRNNPGGVLQSAVEVADHFLKKGLIVYTKGRIANSELRFSADPADASEGVPLVVLINGGSASASEIVAGALQDHKRAILMGTDSFGKGSVQTVLPLSNERALKITTALYFTPNGRSIQAQGIIPDIEVTRAKITREQDGEIYKEADLAGHLGNGNGGADKPSAKKAAAMPRPQDDDFQLGQALNLLKGLNVTRGG, from the coding sequence ATGCCGCATTTGCCCCGCCTCACTTCCCTGGCTGCCGCGCTTGCGCTGCTGCTAGGCGCGCCGCTGCTGCCAGCCGCCGAGTCGAGCCCGCCGGCGGTCGACGCCGCCGCCAAGGACAAGGCGCCGCTGCCGCTGGATGAACTGCGCACCTTCGCCGAGGTCCTCGACCGAGTGAAAGCCGCCTATGTCGAGCCGGTGGACGACAAGACCCTGCTGGAAAATGCGATCAAGGGCATGCTCAGCAACCTCGACCCGCACTCGGCCTATCTCGGCCCCGAGGACTTCCAGGAACTGCAGGAAAGCACCAGCGGCGAGTTCGGCGGCCTGGGCATCGAGGTCGGTATCGAAGACGGCTTCGTCAAGGTGGTGTCGCCGATCGACGACACCCCGGCGTCCAAGGCCGGCATCCAGCCCGGCGACCTGATCATCAAGATCGACGGCCAGCCGACCAAGGGCCTGTCGATGATGGAAGCGGTGGACAAGATGCGCGGCAAGCCGGGGCAGAAGATCCAACTGACCCTGGTGCGCGAAGGCGGCCAGCCCTTCGACCTGGAGCTGACCCGCGCGGTGATCAAGGTCAAGAGCGTCAAGAGCCAGCTGCTCGAAGCCAACTACGGCTACCTGCGCATCACCCAGTTCCAGGTCAACACCGGCGAGGAAATCGGCAAGGCCCTGGCCAAGCTGCGCAAGGACAACGACGGCAAGAAGCTGCGCGGCCTGGTCCTCGACTTGCGCAACAACCCCGGCGGCGTGCTGCAGTCGGCAGTGGAGGTCGCCGACCACTTCCTCAAGAAGGGTCTGATCGTCTACACCAAGGGCCGCATCGCCAATTCCGAGCTGCGCTTCTCCGCCGACCCGGCCGACGCCAGCGAAGGCGTGCCGCTGGTGGTGCTGATCAACGGCGGCAGCGCCTCGGCCTCGGAGATCGTCGCCGGCGCCCTGCAGGACCACAAGCGCGCGATCCTGATGGGCACCGACAGCTTCGGCAAGGGCTCGGTGCAGACCGTGCTGCCGCTGAGCAACGAGCGCGCGCTGAAGATCACCACCGCGCTGTACTTCACCCCCAACGGCCGCTCGATCCAGGCCCAGGGCATCATTCCGGACATCGAAGTGACCCGCGCCAAGATCACCCGCGAGCAGGATGGCGAGATCTACAAGGAAGCCGACCTGGCCGGCCACCTCGGCAACGGCAACGGCGGCGCAGACAAACCGAGCGCCAAGAAGGCGGCCGCCATGCCGCGCCCACAGGACGACGACTTCCAGCTCGGCCAGGCGCTCAACCTGCTCAAGGGCCTCAACGTCACCCGCGGCGGCTAA
- a CDS encoding substrate-binding periplasmic protein → MLKRLLLTFAGTLLVLSTAARAEVDENYSVVLLTENFPPYNMAINGKNFAQEDNIDGIAADIVREMFKRAGIKYSLTLRFPWDRIYKLALEKPDYGVFVTARLPEREQLFKWVGPIGPDDWVLLAKSDSPITLGSLEQAKQYKIGAYKGDAIAEYLTQHKLEPITALRDQENAKKLESGQIDLWASGDPAGRYLAKQEGVSGLKTVLRFNSAELFLALNKDVPDEVVQKLQAALEQMRAEGFVDDILNSYL, encoded by the coding sequence ATGTTGAAACGCCTGCTGCTCACGTTTGCCGGCACCTTGCTGGTGCTCTCCACCGCCGCGCGCGCCGAAGTGGACGAAAACTACAGCGTGGTCCTGCTGACCGAGAACTTCCCGCCCTACAACATGGCGATCAACGGCAAGAACTTCGCCCAGGAAGACAACATCGACGGCATCGCCGCCGACATCGTGCGCGAGATGTTCAAGCGCGCCGGGATCAAGTACAGCCTGACCCTGCGCTTCCCCTGGGACCGCATCTACAAGCTGGCGTTGGAGAAGCCGGACTACGGCGTGTTCGTCACCGCCCGTCTGCCGGAGCGCGAGCAGCTGTTCAAGTGGGTCGGTCCGATCGGTCCGGACGACTGGGTGCTGCTGGCCAAGAGCGACAGCCCGATCACCCTCGGCAGCCTGGAGCAGGCCAAGCAGTACAAGATCGGCGCCTACAAGGGCGATGCCATCGCCGAGTACCTGACCCAGCACAAGCTGGAGCCGATCACCGCGCTGCGCGACCAGGAGAATGCCAAGAAGCTCGAGAGCGGGCAGATCGACCTGTGGGCCAGCGGCGATCCGGCCGGGCGCTACCTGGCCAAGCAGGAGGGCGTGTCCGGGCTGAAGACCGTGCTGCGCTTCAACAGCGCCGAGCTGTTCCTGGCGCTGAACAAGGATGTGCCGGACGAGGTGGTGCAGAAGCTCCAGGCCGCGCTGGAGCAGATGCGTGCCGAGGGCTTCGTTGATGACATCCTCAACAGCTATCTGTAA
- the hisF gene encoding imidazole glycerol phosphate synthase subunit HisF — protein MALAKRIIPCLDVDNGRVVKGVKFENIRDAGDPVEIARRYDEQGADEITFLDITASVDGRDTTLHTVERMASQVFIPLTVGGGVRTVQDIRNLLNAGADKVSINTAAVFTPEFVGEAADRFGSQCIVVAIDAKKVSAPGEPPRWEIFTHGGRKPTGLDAVAWAKKMEDLGAGEILLTSMDQDGVKRGYDLGVTRAISDTVGIPVIASGGVGNLEHLAAGILEGKASAVLAASIFHFGEYTVPEAKAYLASRGIVVR, from the coding sequence ATGGCACTGGCAAAACGCATCATCCCCTGCCTCGACGTCGACAACGGCCGCGTGGTCAAGGGCGTCAAGTTCGAGAACATCCGCGACGCCGGCGACCCGGTGGAGATCGCCCGCCGCTACGACGAGCAGGGCGCCGACGAGATCACCTTCCTCGACATCACCGCCAGCGTCGATGGCCGCGACACTACCCTGCACACCGTCGAGCGCATGGCCAGCCAGGTGTTCATCCCGCTCACCGTCGGCGGCGGCGTGCGCACCGTGCAGGACATCCGCAACCTGCTGAATGCCGGCGCCGACAAGGTGTCGATCAACACCGCTGCGGTGTTCACCCCGGAATTCGTCGGCGAGGCGGCCGACCGTTTCGGCTCGCAGTGCATCGTCGTCGCCATCGACGCCAAGAAGGTTTCCGCCCCCGGCGAACCCCCGCGCTGGGAAATCTTCACCCATGGCGGGCGCAAGCCGACCGGTCTCGATGCGGTGGCCTGGGCGAAGAAGATGGAAGACCTCGGCGCCGGCGAGATCCTCCTGACCAGCATGGATCAGGACGGCGTCAAGCGCGGCTACGACCTCGGTGTCACCCGCGCCATCAGCGACACCGTGGGTATCCCGGTGATCGCCTCCGGCGGCGTCGGCAACCTCGAACACCTGGCCGCCGGCATCCTCGAAGGCAAGGCCTCAGCCGTGCTGGCGGCGAGCATCTTCCACTTCGGCGAATACACCGTGCCGGAGGCCAAGGCCTATTTGGCCAGTCGTGGCATCGTGGTGCGCTGA
- the hisA gene encoding 1-(5-phosphoribosyl)-5-[(5-phosphoribosylamino)methylideneamino]imidazole-4-carboxamide isomerase, whose translation MLIIPAIDLKDGACVRLRQGRMDDSTVFSDDPVSMAAKWVDGGCRRLHLVDLNGAFEGQPVNGEVVTAIAKRYPQLPIQIGGGIRSLETIEHYVKAGVGYVIIGTKAVKQPEFVSEACKAFPGKVIVGLDAKDGFVATDGWAEISQVQVIDLAKRFEADGVAAIVYTDIAKDGMMQGCNVPFTAALANATKIPVIASGGIHNLGDIQALLDAKAPGIIGAITGRAIYEGTLDVAEAQALCDSYKG comes from the coding sequence ATGCTGATTATTCCCGCTATCGATCTCAAGGACGGCGCCTGCGTGCGTCTACGCCAGGGCCGCATGGACGACTCCACGGTGTTCTCCGACGACCCGGTGAGCATGGCCGCCAAGTGGGTGGACGGCGGCTGCCGGCGCCTGCACCTGGTCGACCTGAATGGCGCCTTCGAGGGCCAGCCGGTCAACGGTGAAGTGGTCACCGCCATCGCCAAGCGCTACCCGCAACTGCCGATCCAGATCGGCGGCGGCATCCGCTCGCTGGAAACCATCGAGCACTACGTCAAGGCCGGGGTCGGCTATGTGATCATCGGCACCAAGGCGGTCAAGCAGCCGGAGTTCGTCAGCGAGGCGTGCAAGGCCTTCCCCGGCAAGGTGATCGTCGGCCTGGATGCCAAGGACGGCTTCGTCGCCACCGACGGCTGGGCGGAAATCAGCCAGGTGCAGGTCATCGACCTGGCCAAGCGTTTCGAGGCCGATGGCGTCGCCGCCATCGTCTACACCGACATCGCCAAGGACGGCATGATGCAGGGCTGCAACGTGCCCTTCACCGCCGCCCTGGCCAACGCCACGAAGATTCCGGTGATCGCCTCCGGCGGCATCCACAACCTCGGCGACATCCAGGCCCTGCTGGACGCCAAGGCCCCGGGCATCATCGGCGCGATCACCGGCCGGGCGATCTACGAAGGCACCCTGGACGTCGCCGAAGCGCAGGCGCTGTGCGACAGCTACAAGGGTTAA
- a CDS encoding DUF2164 domain-containing protein yields MSRAKKPPILALDAAQERAALQSIKRFLEERFELQLGSFEVQEVLELFTREVAPHFYNKAIADVQAHLADRFQSIESDLWALEKS; encoded by the coding sequence GTGAGCCGCGCCAAGAAGCCGCCGATCCTGGCGCTGGACGCCGCCCAGGAGCGGGCCGCATTGCAGAGTATCAAACGCTTCCTCGAGGAGCGCTTCGAGCTGCAGCTGGGTTCCTTCGAGGTGCAGGAAGTGCTCGAGTTGTTCACCCGCGAAGTGGCGCCACACTTTTACAACAAGGCGATTGCCGATGTGCAGGCGCACCTGGCCGACAGGTTCCAGAGCATCGAAAGCGACTTGTGGGCGCTCGAGAAGAGCTGA
- the hisH gene encoding imidazole glycerol phosphate synthase subunit HisH, whose protein sequence is MQSVAVIDYGMGNLHSVAKALEHVGAGRVQITSDAQVIREADRVVFPGVGAIRDCMAEIRRLGFDSLVREVSQDRPFLGICVGMQALLERSEENDGVDCIGLFPGQVRFFGKDLVEDGEALKVPHMGWNEVAQSLDHPLWHDIPDLARFYFVHSYYIEAGNPRQVAGRGHYGKDFAAALAEGSRFAVQFHPEKSHTHGLQLLQNFAAWDGRW, encoded by the coding sequence ATGCAAAGCGTTGCCGTAATCGACTATGGCATGGGCAACCTGCACTCGGTGGCCAAGGCCCTCGAGCATGTCGGTGCCGGGCGGGTGCAGATCACCAGCGATGCGCAGGTGATTCGTGAGGCCGACCGCGTGGTGTTCCCCGGCGTCGGCGCGATTCGCGACTGCATGGCCGAGATCCGCCGCCTCGGTTTCGACAGCTTGGTCCGCGAAGTCAGCCAGGACCGGCCGTTCCTCGGCATCTGCGTCGGCATGCAGGCGCTGCTCGAGCGCAGCGAGGAGAACGATGGGGTCGACTGCATCGGCCTGTTCCCCGGCCAGGTGCGCTTCTTCGGCAAGGATCTGGTCGAGGACGGCGAGGCCCTGAAAGTGCCGCACATGGGCTGGAACGAAGTCGCGCAGAGCCTCGACCACCCGCTCTGGCACGATATTCCGGACCTGGCGCGCTTCTACTTCGTGCACAGCTACTACATCGAGGCTGGCAATCCGCGCCAGGTCGCCGGCCGCGGCCACTACGGCAAGGACTTCGCCGCCGCGCTGGCCGAGGGCTCGCGCTTCGCCGTGCAGTTCCACCCGGAGAAGAGCCATACCCACGGCCTGCAATTGCTGCAGAACTTCGCCGCCTGGGATGGTCGCTGGTGA
- the hisB gene encoding imidazoleglycerol-phosphate dehydratase HisB gives MAERTASVERNTLETQIKVSINLDGTGKARFAIGVPFLEHMLEQIARHGLIDLDIECQGDLHIDDHHTVEDVGITLGQAFTKAIGDKKGMTRYGHSYVPLDEALSRVVIDFSGRPGLQMHVPFTRAVVGGFDVDLFQEFFQGFVNHALVSLHIDNLRGHNTHHQIETVFKAFGRALRMAVELDPRMAGQMPSTKGML, from the coding sequence ATGGCCGAACGTACGGCGTCCGTCGAACGCAACACCCTGGAAACCCAGATCAAGGTTTCGATCAACTTGGATGGCACTGGCAAGGCGCGCTTCGCCATCGGCGTGCCATTCCTCGAGCACATGCTCGAGCAGATCGCCCGTCATGGCCTGATCGACCTGGACATCGAGTGCCAGGGCGATCTGCATATCGACGACCACCACACCGTCGAAGATGTCGGTATCACCCTCGGCCAGGCCTTCACCAAGGCCATCGGCGACAAGAAGGGTATGACCCGTTACGGTCACTCCTATGTGCCGCTGGACGAAGCGTTGTCGCGCGTGGTGATCGACTTCTCCGGCCGTCCCGGCCTGCAGATGCACGTGCCGTTCACCCGCGCGGTGGTCGGCGGCTTCGACGTCGACCTGTTCCAGGAGTTCTTCCAGGGCTTTGTCAACCACGCTCTGGTCAGCCTGCACATCGACAACCTACGCGGGCACAACACCCACCACCAGATCGAGACGGTGTTCAAGGCCTTCGGCCGCGCGCTGCGCATGGCCGTCGAACTGGACCCGCGCATGGCCGGGCAGATGCCGTCGACCAAGGGCATGCTCTGA
- a CDS encoding acetyl-CoA sensor PanZ family protein, with protein MPVFVEVVSAPTAQDHSDLAKIYADAPAWLLVPYADAAALIQAGLDNGTLVAGRFNDRLLGAALLERGAAHWQLSHLCVRKATRQRGVARRLLDEAQRLATEAGKPLHLAAPTGHLESQALAARTHLPLGPL; from the coding sequence ATGCCCGTGTTCGTCGAAGTCGTCAGCGCCCCCACGGCGCAGGATCACAGCGATCTGGCGAAGATCTATGCCGATGCCCCGGCCTGGCTACTGGTGCCCTATGCCGACGCCGCGGCTCTGATTCAGGCCGGCCTGGATAACGGCACCCTGGTCGCCGGGCGCTTCAACGATCGCCTGCTCGGCGCCGCCCTGCTCGAACGCGGCGCCGCGCATTGGCAGCTGTCGCACCTGTGCGTACGCAAGGCCACCCGCCAGCGCGGCGTCGCTCGCCGCCTGCTCGACGAGGCCCAGCGCCTGGCCACCGAAGCCGGCAAGCCGCTGCACCTGGCCGCCCCCACCGGCCACCTGGAGAGTCAGGCCCTGGCCGCGCGCACGCACTTGCCGCTGGGCCCGCTGTAA